The following are encoded together in the Kingella negevensis genome:
- a CDS encoding FAD:protein FMN transferase: MILKKILPFLFSAAVLTACHSEQKNEMATLSGKTMGTTYTVKYIVPQNNKLPNSAQVQQELDSLLKEVNRQMSTYQNNSEISQFNQRKASQGEMPIADDFAAVVAESIRLNKVTEGALDVTVGPFVNLWGFGPDKTIRQAPTQEQLNAARNLVGLDKLIFKQPESGKKAQLGKTIDGVYLDLSAIAKGFGVDKLADYFEQHHVENYLVEIGGELRGKGKNLQGETWRVGIEQPNIAQNQNSQVVVSLHNKALATSGDYRNFHMDDKGNRLSHIINPKTEQPISHNLASISVVADTTMTADGLATGLYVLGEKEALRLAEQQNLAIFLIIKTEDGFETRMSSAFKSLIN, encoded by the coding sequence ATGATACTCAAAAAAATCCTACCCTTTTTGTTTAGCGCAGCCGTTTTAACCGCCTGCCACTCCGAGCAAAAAAACGAAATGGCGACTCTAAGCGGCAAAACCATGGGGACGACCTACACCGTCAAATACATCGTTCCCCAAAACAACAAACTGCCTAACAGCGCACAAGTGCAGCAAGAACTGGACAGCTTACTCAAAGAAGTCAATCGCCAAATGTCCACCTACCAAAACAACTCGGAAATCAGCCAATTCAACCAGCGCAAAGCCAGCCAAGGTGAAATGCCGATTGCCGATGATTTCGCCGCCGTAGTCGCCGAGTCCATTCGCTTGAACAAAGTAACCGAAGGCGCGCTGGACGTAACCGTTGGGCCGTTCGTTAATTTATGGGGCTTCGGGCCAGACAAAACCATTCGCCAAGCCCCCACGCAAGAGCAACTCAACGCCGCACGCAATTTAGTTGGCCTAGACAAACTCATTTTCAAGCAGCCTGAAAGTGGCAAAAAAGCCCAACTAGGCAAAACCATAGACGGCGTATATTTAGACCTATCCGCGATTGCCAAAGGTTTTGGCGTGGACAAATTAGCCGACTATTTTGAACAACATCACGTTGAAAATTATCTGGTAGAAATTGGCGGCGAATTGCGCGGCAAAGGCAAAAACCTGCAAGGCGAAACATGGCGCGTCGGGATTGAACAACCCAATATCGCGCAAAATCAAAATAGCCAAGTGGTTGTGTCACTACACAACAAAGCCCTTGCTACTTCAGGCGATTACCGCAATTTCCACATGGACGACAAAGGCAATCGCTTGTCGCACATCATCAACCCGAAAACGGAGCAACCAATCAGCCACAATCTCGCGTCTATCAGCGTGGTTGCCGATACCACGATGACGGCGGACGGCTTGGCAACAGGCTTATATGTTTTGGGTGAAAAAGAAGCACTACGCTTGGCAGAACAACAAAATTTGGCTATTTTCCTGATTATTAAGACAGAAGATGGTTTTGAGACTAGAATGTCATCGGCATTTAAATCTCTAATTAATTAA
- a CDS encoding NADH:ubiquinone reductase (Na(+)-transporting) subunit B: protein MGLKNLLEKIEPQFHQGGKYEKWFPLFEAVASILYTQGHVTRQAAHVRDALDSKRMMTLVWLALFPALFWGMYNVGNQSILALNHGGDLIAQNVASNWHYALANMLRIDLTSSAGIISKMLLGALFVVPIYATVFIVGGFWEVLFAIVRKHEINEGFFVTSILFTLIVPPTLPLWQTALGITFGVVIAKEVFGGTGKNFMNPALAGRAFLFFSYPANMTGDKVWTAVDGFSGATALSQWSSGGGVASLKHAVTGEPITWMDAFLGNMTGSIGEVSTLALLIGGAIIVFARVASWRIILGVMLGMVATSTLFNMIGSETNAMFSMPWYWHFVLGGFAIGMLFMATDPVSASFTDTGKWWYGALIGVMCVLIRVVNPAYPEGMMLAILFANLFAPIFDNLVVRANIKRRKARHG from the coding sequence GTGGGATTAAAAAATCTTTTAGAAAAAATAGAACCGCAGTTTCATCAAGGTGGTAAATACGAAAAATGGTTTCCGCTGTTTGAAGCGGTTGCCAGTATTTTATACACTCAGGGTCATGTAACGCGCCAAGCGGCACACGTTCGCGATGCGTTGGATTCTAAACGCATGATGACTTTAGTGTGGTTGGCTCTGTTCCCTGCCCTATTCTGGGGCATGTATAACGTGGGCAATCAGTCCATCTTGGCGTTGAACCACGGTGGTGATTTAATCGCGCAAAATGTGGCAAGCAACTGGCATTATGCTTTGGCAAATATGTTGAGGATTGACTTAACGTCTTCGGCTGGCATCATCAGCAAAATGCTGCTGGGTGCACTGTTTGTTGTGCCGATTTATGCGACTGTGTTTATTGTCGGCGGTTTCTGGGAAGTACTGTTTGCGATTGTGCGTAAACATGAAATCAATGAAGGTTTCTTTGTAACTTCTATCTTGTTCACGCTGATTGTTCCACCTACTTTGCCTTTGTGGCAAACCGCTTTGGGCATTACGTTTGGCGTAGTAATCGCCAAAGAGGTGTTTGGTGGCACAGGCAAAAACTTTATGAATCCTGCTTTAGCTGGACGTGCATTCTTGTTTTTCTCTTATCCTGCCAATATGACGGGCGATAAAGTGTGGACGGCGGTTGATGGTTTTTCAGGTGCAACAGCGTTATCACAATGGTCTAGCGGTGGTGGCGTGGCTTCTTTGAAACACGCGGTAACAGGCGAGCCTATCACTTGGATGGACGCTTTCTTAGGCAACATGACTGGCTCAATCGGCGAAGTTTCTACTTTGGCTTTGTTGATTGGCGGCGCGATTATCGTGTTTGCGCGTGTGGCTTCTTGGCGCATTATCTTGGGCGTAATGCTGGGCATGGTGGCAACTTCAACCTTGTTTAACATGATTGGTTCTGAAACCAACGCGATGTTCTCAATGCCTTGGTATTGGCACTTTGTGTTAGGCGGTTTTGCGATTGGTATGCTGTTTATGGCAACTGACCCTGTTTCCGCTTCGTTTACCGATACAGGCAAATGGTGGTATGGCGCATTGATTGGCGTGATGTGTGTGCTGATTCGTGTGGTCAATCCAGCCTATCCTGAAGGCATGATGTTAGCGATTTTGTTTGCTAACTTGTTTGCCCCAATTTTTGATAACTTAGTGGTTCGCGCCAATATCAAACGGAGAAAAGCACGTCATGGCTAA
- the secF gene encoding protein translocase subunit SecF produces MELFHFKRDIPFMSYGKLTTFISLVTFILAVFFLFTRGLNLSVEFTGGTLMEVEYNQQGADLNQVRHNLDSLKMGEIQVQALGTNKHIMIRLPNSKTLSSAQLSNQVLDVLKKERPDVSLRQVEYIGPAVGDELVSNGLTALGMVVVGIIIYVAMRFEWRFAVSAIIANMHDIVIILGCFAFFRWEFSLTVLAGVLAVLGYSVNESVVVFDRIRENFQKGSMRNHSVPEVIDNAITATMGRTVITHGSTEAMVISMLVFGGAALHGFATALTIGIVFGIYSSVLVASPLLLMFGLNRSNVVKQKVEKEELVV; encoded by the coding sequence ATGGAACTATTTCATTTTAAACGCGATATTCCATTCATGAGCTATGGTAAGCTCACAACATTTATCTCGTTGGTAACATTTATTTTGGCGGTGTTCTTCCTGTTTACACGCGGACTGAATTTGTCTGTAGAGTTTACAGGCGGCACGCTGATGGAAGTGGAATACAACCAACAAGGTGCGGATTTGAACCAAGTGCGCCACAATTTGGACAGCCTGAAAATGGGCGAAATCCAAGTGCAAGCATTGGGTACGAATAAGCACATTATGATTCGTTTGCCGAACAGCAAAACCTTGTCTTCAGCGCAGCTGTCTAACCAAGTGTTGGACGTGCTGAAGAAAGAACGCCCTGATGTATCGCTGCGCCAAGTGGAATATATTGGTCCTGCGGTGGGCGATGAATTGGTAAGCAATGGTTTAACTGCGCTGGGTATGGTGGTAGTTGGGATTATCATTTACGTGGCGATGCGCTTTGAATGGCGTTTTGCGGTTTCCGCGATTATTGCGAATATGCACGATATTGTGATTATTTTGGGCTGTTTCGCCTTTTTCCGCTGGGAATTTTCGCTGACAGTGTTGGCAGGCGTGTTGGCGGTGTTGGGTTATTCCGTGAACGAATCAGTGGTGGTTTTTGACCGTATTCGTGAAAACTTCCAAAAAGGCTCAATGCGTAACCATAGTGTGCCTGAAGTGATTGACAATGCGATTACTGCCACAATGGGTCGTACCGTGATTACGCACGGTTCAACTGAAGCGATGGTGATTTCTATGCTGGTGTTTGGTGGTGCGGCATTGCACGGCTTTGCCACTGCGCTGACGATTGGTATCGTGTTTGGTATTTATTCTTCGGTGTTGGTAGCCAGTCCGTTGTTGTTGATGTTTGGATTGAACCGCAGCAATGTGGTAAAACAGAAAGTAGAGAAAGAAGAATTGGTTGTTTAA
- the nqrF gene encoding NADH:ubiquinone reductase (Na(+)-transporting) subunit F translates to MDIILGIVMFTVIIVILALMILFAKSKLVNSGDITININGDPEKSITLPAGGKLLGALASKGIFVSSACGGGGSCGQCRVKVKSGGGDILPTELSHISKREAAEGCRLSCQVNVKNSMDIVLPDEVFGVKKWECTVISNDNKATFIKELKLAIPEGEEVPFRAGGYIQIEAKPHTVSYKDYDIPKEYHEDWDKFNLWRYVSTVEEPIVRAYSMASYPEEKGIIMLNVRIATPPPRNPDVAPGQMSSYIWSLKAGDKVTISGPFGEFFAKDTDAEMVFIGGGAGMAPMRSHIFDQLKRLKTKRKISFWYGARSKREMFYTEDFDQLAAENENFEWHVALSDPQPDDNWDGYTGFIHNVLYENYLKNHEAPEDCEFYMCGPPVMNAAVIKMLKDLGVEDENILLDDFGG, encoded by the coding sequence ATGGATATCATCTTAGGTATCGTGATGTTTACCGTCATTATCGTGATTTTGGCACTGATGATTTTATTTGCCAAATCCAAGTTAGTGAATTCGGGCGACATCACAATCAATATCAACGGCGACCCAGAAAAATCCATCACGCTTCCAGCAGGTGGCAAATTACTCGGCGCATTAGCCAGCAAAGGCATCTTTGTATCATCAGCTTGCGGCGGTGGTGGTTCATGCGGACAGTGTCGCGTGAAAGTGAAAAGTGGTGGCGGCGATATTCTGCCAACCGAGTTATCACACATCAGCAAACGCGAAGCAGCAGAAGGTTGCCGTTTGTCTTGCCAAGTAAACGTGAAAAACAGCATGGACATCGTGTTGCCAGACGAAGTGTTTGGCGTGAAAAAATGGGAATGCACCGTTATTTCAAACGACAACAAAGCCACGTTTATTAAAGAGCTAAAATTAGCCATTCCAGAAGGCGAAGAAGTCCCATTCCGTGCAGGTGGCTACATTCAAATTGAAGCCAAACCACACACCGTGAGCTACAAAGACTATGATATTCCCAAAGAATATCACGAAGACTGGGACAAATTTAACCTGTGGCGTTACGTTTCAACCGTTGAAGAGCCGATTGTTCGCGCCTACTCAATGGCTTCTTACCCAGAAGAAAAAGGCATTATCATGCTGAACGTGCGTATTGCCACGCCGCCTCCAAGAAACCCAGATGTCGCACCAGGTCAAATGTCCTCTTACATTTGGTCATTAAAAGCTGGCGACAAAGTAACCATTTCAGGTCCATTTGGCGAATTTTTTGCCAAAGACACAGACGCAGAAATGGTCTTCATTGGCGGTGGTGCAGGTATGGCACCAATGCGTTCACACATTTTTGACCAGCTCAAGCGCCTCAAAACCAAACGCAAAATCAGCTTCTGGTACGGCGCACGTTCCAAACGCGAAATGTTCTACACCGAAGATTTTGACCAACTGGCAGCTGAAAACGAGAATTTTGAATGGCACGTTGCCCTGTCCGACCCACAACCCGATGATAATTGGGACGGTTACACAGGCTTCATTCACAACGTGTTATACGAAAACTATCTGAAAAATCACGAAGCACCAGAAGACTGCGAATTTTACATGTGTGGTCCTCCAGTGATGAATGCCGCAGTGATTAAAATGCTGAAAGATTTAGGCGTTGAAGACGAGAATATCTTATTAGACGATTTCGGCGGTTAA
- a CDS encoding isochorismatase family protein → MLSTENTLVLVVDIQERLLPALHQGSEFVAACRRMITGANILGLPLVITEQYPKGLGTTVPDIALITKDVPVFAKTQFSAWTEEVQAIVCKKQPENVILIGCEIHICMLQTVLDMRAARLNVFVPQECATSRTAENKVNGLQQIQAAGATVSNIESLLFMLLKDAKHPHFKEISKLIQ, encoded by the coding sequence ATGTTATCAACTGAAAATACTTTGGTTTTAGTGGTGGATATTCAAGAACGATTGTTGCCAGCGTTGCACCAAGGTAGCGAATTTGTGGCAGCGTGTCGCCGCATGATTACGGGCGCGAATATTTTGGGTTTGCCGCTTGTGATTACGGAGCAATATCCCAAAGGTTTAGGCACGACCGTGCCTGATATTGCGCTGATTACGAAAGATGTGCCTGTGTTTGCCAAAACGCAGTTCTCTGCGTGGACGGAAGAGGTGCAAGCGATTGTCTGCAAAAAGCAGCCTGAAAATGTGATTTTGATTGGTTGCGAAATCCATATTTGCATGCTGCAAACGGTGTTGGATATGCGCGCTGCTAGGCTGAACGTGTTTGTGCCGCAAGAATGTGCGACTTCTCGCACGGCGGAAAATAAGGTGAATGGCTTGCAGCAAATTCAAGCGGCTGGCGCGACGGTCAGCAATATTGAAAGTTTGTTGTTTATGTTGCTGAAAGATGCAAAACATCCGCATTTCAAAGAAATTTCAAAACTGATTCAGTAA
- the nqrM gene encoding (Na+)-NQR maturation NqrM, with product MKLVLITMGFFLVVILGMALGYIFRKETIKGSCGGISALGMKKMCDCETPCDTRKAQMEKETQSS from the coding sequence TTGAAATTAGTTTTGATTACTATGGGCTTTTTTCTGGTTGTGATTTTGGGTATGGCTTTGGGCTATATATTCCGCAAAGAAACCATTAAAGGCAGTTGCGGCGGCATTTCTGCATTAGGCATGAAAAAAATGTGCGATTGCGAAACACCTTGCGATACGCGTAAAGCCCAAATGGAAAAAGAAACACAAAGCTCATAA
- the yajC gene encoding preprotein translocase subunit YajC, which yields MIEFAHAAGEAAQQPAAWMNFMPMILIFAVMYFMMIRPQQKREKERQVMISSLKKGDRVLLMSGFYGRVVKTGETIFTIELAKGLNVEVERNAIAAKAEAAAEHSAE from the coding sequence ATGATTGAATTTGCACACGCGGCAGGCGAAGCGGCTCAGCAACCTGCGGCTTGGATGAATTTCATGCCGATGATTTTGATTTTTGCGGTGATGTATTTCATGATGATTCGTCCGCAACAAAAGCGTGAAAAAGAACGTCAGGTCATGATTAGCAGCCTGAAAAAAGGCGACCGCGTTTTGCTGATGTCAGGCTTTTATGGTCGTGTCGTGAAAACAGGTGAAACCATTTTCACAATCGAATTGGCAAAAGGTTTGAACGTGGAAGTGGAACGCAACGCGATTGCGGCTAAAGCTGAAGCGGCTGCGGAACACAGCGCAGAGTAA
- the nqrE gene encoding NADH:ubiquinone reductase (Na(+)-transporting) subunit E, with translation MQNLLSIFIKAVFIENMALSFFLGMCTFLAVSKKISTAFGLGVAVTFVLAISVPANQLVYSLLKDSALVKGVDLTFLKYITFIGVIAALVQILEMILDKFVPALYNALGIFLPLITVNCAIFGAVSFMVQRDYNFVESIVYGTGAGLGWMLAIVAMAGITEKLKYADVPKGLRGLGITFISGGLMALGFMSFSGIQL, from the coding sequence ATGCAAAACTTGTTAAGTATTTTCATCAAAGCCGTGTTCATTGAAAATATGGCATTATCGTTTTTCTTGGGCATGTGTACTTTCCTCGCCGTTTCCAAGAAAATTTCTACCGCATTTGGCTTGGGCGTTGCCGTAACTTTCGTGTTAGCGATTTCCGTTCCAGCCAACCAATTAGTGTACTCTTTGCTTAAAGACAGCGCGTTGGTAAAAGGCGTAGATTTAACCTTTCTGAAATACATTACATTCATCGGTGTGATTGCCGCATTGGTGCAAATTTTGGAAATGATTTTGGACAAATTTGTCCCTGCCCTATACAACGCACTGGGGATTTTCCTGCCACTGATTACCGTGAACTGCGCGATTTTCGGTGCTGTGTCTTTCATGGTGCAACGTGATTACAACTTTGTAGAATCCATCGTTTACGGCACAGGCGCAGGTTTAGGCTGGATGTTGGCGATTGTGGCTATGGCAGGTATCACAGAAAAACTGAAATACGCTGATGTACCCAAAGGTTTGCGCGGTTTAGGCATTACCTTTATCAGCGGTGGCTTAATGGCATTAGGTTTTATGTCATTCTCAGGCATTCAGTTATAA
- a CDS encoding Na(+)-translocating NADH-quinone reductase subunit C, translated as MAKFDKDSFGGTMAVVLAVSLVCSVIVAGSAIGLKPTQNEKKLLDKQKNILAAAGLLSGSNADVKTLYAERVEPRVVDLATGDYVEGLKDFDARTAAKDPEQSVAIPKEQDTATIQRRAKYAEVYLIKDTSGKLEQIVLPMHGSGLWSIMYGFVAVKADGNTINGITYYEQGETAGLGGEIANPLWQKNFVGKKLYNEKGEVAIKVAKNASADQEHGVDGLSGATMTTKGVNGSFHYWFSENGYAPYLNKIKAGAK; from the coding sequence ATGGCTAAATTTGATAAAGACAGTTTTGGCGGCACAATGGCAGTGGTTTTAGCGGTTAGCTTGGTCTGTTCCGTTATTGTGGCTGGTTCTGCCATTGGTCTGAAACCGACTCAAAACGAAAAGAAATTGCTGGATAAGCAAAAAAATATTTTGGCAGCCGCAGGTTTGCTTTCAGGCAGCAATGCTGATGTGAAAACTTTATACGCCGAACGTGTTGAGCCACGCGTGGTGGATTTAGCAACAGGCGATTATGTGGAAGGTTTAAAAGACTTTGACGCTCGCACCGCAGCTAAAGACCCTGAACAAAGCGTTGCCATTCCCAAAGAGCAAGACACAGCAACCATTCAACGCCGTGCCAAATACGCAGAAGTGTATTTAATCAAAGACACTTCAGGCAAATTGGAACAAATCGTTTTGCCGATGCATGGTAGTGGCTTGTGGTCAATCATGTACGGTTTTGTGGCAGTGAAAGCCGATGGCAACACCATCAACGGTATCACTTACTACGAACAAGGTGAAACGGCTGGTTTGGGTGGCGAAATTGCTAACCCATTGTGGCAAAAAAACTTTGTTGGCAAAAAACTGTATAACGAAAAAGGCGAAGTGGCGATTAAAGTAGCCAAAAACGCTTCAGCAGACCAAGAGCATGGCGTGGACGGCTTATCAGGCGCAACCATGACCACAAAAGGCGTAAATGGTTCATTCCATTACTGGTTTAGCGAAAATGGTTATGCCCCATATTTGAACAAAATCAAGGCAGGAGCGAAATAA
- the secD gene encoding protein translocase subunit SecD, which yields MNRYPLWKNLLILFTIVLAMIYTLPNLYGVTPAIQISTNRQSLAINEETEKRVAEALQKANIQHDGMFISGSSLKVRVSDANKISARDVIDSTLGEGYIVAQNQISNSPQWLEKMGAQPMFLGLDLRGGVHFTMQVDMKAALDKTLDRYAGDARRQLRSLKIRSGEIKKNGSSLVIPFQDASDLQKAYPELQKIMEGATLTAEGNNVTITLPDALMQQIRTDAVKQNINTLHNRVNELGTSEPVIQQAGADRIVVQLPGMTDTAKAKDIIGRTATLEVRMVSTDPALMNQANNGNVPDGYELLKDNNGGRYLVSKQVELTGDNINAAQAGFEPQTNRPSVNLSLDGTGSTIFADLTAANKGKIMAMILIDQGKSEVVTAPRINEPITGGRVQITGMQSAAEANDVALLLRAGSLAAPMQIVEERTIGPSLGAENITKGINSTVWGFGTVAIFMIFYYRLFGIFSTIALAANLLFLFSILSALQATLTLPGIAAMALTLGMAIDSNVLINERIRDELREGKKAQVAIKEGYDHAWDTILDSNLTSLIAGIALLIFGSGPVKGFAIVHCLGIITSIYSSVVVSRAMVNLWYGNRRKLKHLSIGIKVPAVLDAPETSVAVKE from the coding sequence ATGAACCGTTATCCCCTTTGGAAAAACCTGCTGATTTTATTCACGATTGTGCTGGCGATGATTTACACGCTGCCCAATCTATACGGCGTAACTCCAGCAATCCAAATTTCTACTAACCGTCAATCATTGGCAATCAATGAAGAAACGGAAAAACGCGTTGCCGAAGCGTTGCAAAAAGCCAATATTCAACACGACGGCATGTTTATTTCAGGCAGCAGCCTGAAAGTGCGCGTATCAGATGCCAACAAAATTTCTGCGCGAGACGTGATTGATAGCACCTTGGGCGAGGGCTACATTGTGGCGCAAAACCAAATTTCTAATAGTCCACAATGGTTAGAAAAAATGGGCGCACAGCCAATGTTCTTGGGTTTGGACTTGCGCGGCGGCGTTCACTTCACGATGCAAGTGGACATGAAAGCAGCGTTGGACAAAACATTAGACCGCTACGCTGGCGATGCGCGTCGTCAGTTACGCAGCCTGAAAATTCGTTCTGGTGAAATCAAGAAAAACGGCAGCAGCTTAGTCATTCCATTCCAAGACGCGAGCGATTTGCAAAAAGCCTATCCTGAATTGCAAAAAATCATGGAAGGCGCAACGCTGACGGCTGAGGGCAATAATGTAACCATTACCTTGCCTGATGCACTGATGCAACAAATTCGCACCGATGCAGTGAAACAAAATATCAATACGCTGCACAATCGTGTGAACGAATTGGGTACATCAGAACCCGTCATTCAACAAGCGGGCGCAGACCGTATTGTGGTGCAATTACCAGGGATGACGGACACCGCTAAAGCGAAAGACATTATTGGTCGTACTGCCACTTTGGAAGTGCGCATGGTCAGCACAGACCCAGCGTTGATGAACCAAGCCAATAACGGCAATGTGCCAGACGGTTACGAATTGTTGAAAGACAATAACGGTGGTCGCTATCTGGTCAGCAAACAAGTGGAGCTGACTGGCGATAACATCAACGCGGCGCAAGCGGGTTTTGAACCGCAAACCAATCGCCCAAGTGTAAACTTATCGTTGGATGGTACAGGTTCTACCATTTTCGCGGATTTGACGGCAGCCAATAAAGGCAAAATCATGGCGATGATTCTGATTGACCAAGGTAAATCAGAAGTGGTAACCGCGCCGCGCATTAACGAGCCAATCACAGGCGGTCGCGTACAAATTACAGGCATGCAAAGTGCAGCAGAAGCCAATGACGTGGCGTTGCTGTTGCGTGCAGGTTCGTTGGCTGCGCCGATGCAAATTGTGGAAGAGCGCACAATTGGTCCATCTTTGGGCGCGGAAAACATCACCAAAGGTATCAATTCAACCGTTTGGGGTTTTGGTACGGTAGCGATTTTCATGATTTTCTACTATCGCTTGTTTGGTATTTTCTCAACGATTGCTTTGGCAGCTAATTTGTTGTTCTTGTTCTCGATTTTATCTGCACTGCAAGCCACGCTGACTCTTCCCGGTATTGCCGCAATGGCATTAACGCTGGGTATGGCGATTGACTCGAACGTGTTGATTAACGAGCGTATTCGCGATGAATTGCGCGAAGGCAAGAAAGCGCAAGTGGCGATTAAAGAGGGTTACGACCATGCGTGGGATACCATTTTGGACTCGAACTTAACGTCATTGATTGCTGGTATTGCTTTGCTGATTTTTGGTTCAGGCCCTGTGAAAGGTTTTGCGATTGTGCATTGCTTGGGTATCATCACTTCCATTTATTCATCAGTGGTGGTTTCTCGTGCCATGGTGAACTTGTGGTATGGTAATCGCCGTAAACTCAAACACTTGTCTATCGGTATCAAAGTGCCAGCCGTTTTGGACGCACCTGAAACATCGGTTGCAGTAAAGGAGTAA
- a CDS encoding NADH:ubiquinone reductase (Na(+)-transporting) subunit D encodes MADTKRLKHLFFSPFIENNPVALQVLGICSSLAVTTKLQTAVVMGISVALVTAFSSCCISAIRNYIPNSIRIIVQMAIIASLVTVVDQVLQAYAFDLSKQLSVFVGLIITNCIVMGRAEAFAMKEPPLESFVDGLGNGLGYGMMLVIIATIREFIGSGKLFGIEIMQTVQNGGWYQANGLFLIAPSAFFIIGLLVWALRTWKPEQAEK; translated from the coding sequence ATGGCAGATACAAAACGCTTAAAACACTTATTCTTTTCCCCTTTCATTGAAAACAACCCAGTGGCATTGCAAGTGTTAGGGATTTGTTCTTCATTGGCAGTAACCACCAAGCTGCAAACAGCTGTGGTGATGGGGATTTCGGTGGCATTGGTAACCGCTTTTTCAAGCTGCTGCATTTCCGCCATTCGCAACTACATTCCCAACAGCATTCGTATTATCGTGCAAATGGCGATTATCGCTTCGTTGGTAACCGTGGTTGACCAAGTTTTGCAAGCTTATGCTTTTGATTTATCAAAACAACTGTCCGTATTCGTTGGCTTGATTATTACCAACTGTATCGTGATGGGTCGTGCAGAAGCTTTCGCCATGAAAGAGCCGCCATTAGAAAGTTTTGTGGACGGTTTGGGCAATGGTTTGGGCTACGGCATGATGTTGGTTATCATCGCAACCATTCGCGAATTTATCGGTTCAGGCAAATTGTTTGGCATTGAAATCATGCAAACCGTGCAAAACGGCGGCTGGTATCAAGCCAACGGTTTATTCCTGATTGCACCTAGCGCATTCTTCATCATTGGTTTACTGGTGTGGGCATTGCGCACTTGGAAACCAGAACAAGCGGAGAAATAA